The region ACTTCTTAGCCTGATACAGCTGAATGGCACGACCATACTTCGCGGCCAGCTGTTCCCGCACGTTACCTTTTTCCCATTGCACCAGCAGATCGTCGTTTAATGGGCGATCCGGCGAACCATACATGCCAAAAGTGCGTATTTTGGCGAACAAGAAATCTTGAGAAGACTGCACGGGCGTTGAGCGCATCTGATTGGCGCGGTTACGGGCGTCTGACAGGCGGCTTTCCGGCAATGGGTGGGTCAGCAACATTTCCGGCGGTCTTGAAGCATAACGTGATTGGTCAGCCAGCTTTTGCAGGAAATTCGGCATAGCTTGTGGATCGAAGCCCGCGCGCTGTAACACCTGAATCCCGATGCGGTCTGCCTCTTGTTCATTCGACTGCGTGAACGTGATCATGCCCTGCTGCGCACCTGCCAGCGTGCCGCTGAGCGCTGCCATTCCCAACTGTGGATTGGCCATTGCCAGCAGAATAGAACCGAGCGCGCCAACCCAGGTGAGCGGGGCGCTACGCTGCTGTGATTCCATGCTGCGCGCCAGATGGCGCTGGGTAACGTGAGAGATTTCATGCGCCAACACCGAGGCCAGTTCGCTTTCGCTATCGGCATAGCGAAACAGCGCAGAATGCAGTACTACGTTGCCGCCGAAGAAGGCGAAGGCGTTGATGTCGTCATTACGGATTAGATAAAAATGGAACGGCGTACGTACCGAATCAGCCTGCTTGACCAATCTGTTACCGAGCTGGTTAATGTAATTGGACAGCAGCGGATCGTTGATAAGCGGCGCACCAGCCCGCAGTTGACGGACGTAAAAATCGCCCATCGCCAGTTCCTGATTGATACTGAGCGTACCACCTGCGGTCGTGCCAATATCCGGCAGTCGATCCTGCGTGTCAGCCTGAACAGGAAGCAGGTTGCCAGCCAGTAGTGTCCCAAACAGGACGGACATGAGCGTTTTTCTTAACCGAATAGACATAACGGAAGATAACCTTATCAACAGCTAACGTGAAAGCATTCTGCCGACTATCTTAGCCAGCGATGGAAGACAAAGAAATGCCCGAGCGGGAAAAACGTGGTGAAGAGAGATAAAGGCAGGAAAAACCGGCACGTATGACGGTGCCGGTGGGCGATTTGAAAACCGCGAATTAGGCGTTTTTCAGATAATCGAGAACGATGTCGTGGTGGTTGCTGGTTTTGAA is a window of Pectobacterium punjabense DNA encoding:
- a CDS encoding tetratricopeptide repeat protein, translated to MSIRLRKTLMSVLFGTLLAGNLLPVQADTQDRLPDIGTTAGGTLSINQELAMGDFYVRQLRAGAPLINDPLLSNYINQLGNRLVKQADSVRTPFHFYLIRNDDINAFAFFGGNVVLHSALFRYADSESELASVLAHEISHVTQRHLARSMESQQRSAPLTWVGALGSILLAMANPQLGMAALSGTLAGAQQGMITFTQSNEQEADRIGIQVLQRAGFDPQAMPNFLQKLADQSRYASRPPEMLLTHPLPESRLSDARNRANQMRSTPVQSSQDFLFAKIRTFGMYGSPDRPLNDDLLVQWEKGNVREQLAAKYGRAIQLYQAKKYDDARNVLQPLLSSAPENPWFLDMMTDIDLGQNRATQAIARLQNVSGMQANPVLQLNLANAYVEGKQPAAAGKILYRYTYAHPDDPNGWELLAQAAAAQGQRAEELAARAESLALNGQLDQSIRLLSNASSLVKLGSLEQARYDARIDQFRQLQQRFRQYQKS